A portion of the Oxynema aestuarii AP17 genome contains these proteins:
- a CDS encoding HAS-barrel domain-containing protein encodes MRLSLPQLERDSRHPHHIAEVIETATTEFLAQCLEPDDLSFPMMPPFGSWVTSWDEESGNQIYAVVYYATTTPIDSVHRARALGLSIDELREQQPQIFAMLKTEFRAAIAGFAPPDDADNGTGQKIATATRQPSRIYQYIPPRPPQIHQGVYRCIPEQIVHFTERFDFLRTLLQVPGAPVDALTAATIREIYQLRQYDRPWLVEAGRTLSILLRDDYDRLRLILNQIHP; translated from the coding sequence ATGCGTTTATCTCTCCCGCAATTAGAGCGAGACTCGCGCCATCCCCACCACATCGCCGAGGTGATCGAAACGGCGACGACGGAATTTTTAGCCCAATGTCTCGAACCGGACGATCTGAGTTTTCCGATGATGCCCCCGTTTGGCAGTTGGGTGACTTCGTGGGACGAAGAATCGGGCAATCAAATTTATGCGGTGGTCTATTACGCGACGACGACGCCGATTGACTCGGTACATCGAGCCCGGGCGTTGGGATTGTCGATTGACGAGTTGCGCGAACAACAACCGCAAATTTTCGCGATGCTCAAAACTGAATTTCGGGCGGCGATCGCCGGATTTGCACCCCCGGACGATGCAGATAACGGAACGGGCCAAAAGATCGCCACTGCGACTCGCCAACCCTCTCGCATTTATCAATACATTCCCCCCCGTCCGCCGCAAATTCATCAAGGGGTTTATCGCTGCATCCCCGAACAAATCGTCCACTTTACCGAACGCTTCGACTTTTTAAGAACTTTGCTGCAAGTCCCGGGCGCCCCGGTCGATGCTCTGACGGCGGCCACTATTCGCGAAATTTATCAATTGCGCCAGTACGATCGCCCCTGGTTAGTCGAAGCGGGACGCACGTTAAGTATTTTACTCAGAGACGATTACGATCGCCTCCGGCTGATTTTAAATCAAATTCACCCGTAA
- a CDS encoding NAD(P)H dehydrogenase subunit NdhS: MILPGSAVRVINPGDTYYRFQGQVQRVTDGKAAVLFEGGNWDKLISFRLSELELVDATAGRSKGK, translated from the coding sequence ATGATTTTACCCGGCTCCGCAGTGCGAGTGATTAATCCTGGCGATACGTACTACCGATTTCAAGGACAAGTTCAGCGAGTGACCGACGGCAAAGCGGCGGTACTGTTTGAAGGGGGAAACTGGGATAAGTTGATCTCCTTCCGCCTCTCGGAACTCGAACTCGTCGATGCGACCGCAGGTCGCAGCAAAGGAAAATAA
- the rodA gene encoding rod shape-determining protein RodA, protein MFQRSLWNRWRSLFHPWQEMDWVLFFTTVVLTVGAAVVIYSTEVNQDTNFGWQHGTIGALGIAIALGLARWRYEILIQWKWWIYGITNLSLIAVMAIGTVGGGAQRWISVGGFHIQPSEFAKLGVIITLAALLHDKTASSIQAVSKTLAVVAVPWALVFLQPDLGTSLVFGAITLGMLYWGNANPGWLILLASPIVSGVLFGIYMPGWFLWVALMGVLAWLTIPTTRYASLAAVSVNFLSGKLGQFLWESVLQDYQKERLILFLNPERDPLGGGYHLIQSRIAIGAGGVYGKGLFNGTQTQLNFIPEQHTDFIFSAIGEELGFVGAIFLLLAFWLICLRLVAIAQTAKDNFGSLLAIGVLSMLVFQAIVNIGMTIGLAPVTGIPLPWISYGRSALLTNFMAIGVVESVANHRQRRKF, encoded by the coding sequence ATGTTTCAAAGGTCGCTCTGGAATCGCTGGAGATCCCTGTTCCACCCCTGGCAGGAAATGGATTGGGTGCTGTTTTTCACCACCGTCGTCCTGACTGTAGGGGCGGCAGTGGTCATTTACAGTACGGAAGTCAATCAAGACACCAATTTTGGTTGGCAACACGGCACGATCGGTGCGTTGGGGATCGCGATCGCCCTGGGACTCGCCCGGTGGCGTTATGAAATCCTCATTCAATGGAAATGGTGGATTTACGGGATCACCAACCTGTCGCTGATTGCGGTGATGGCGATCGGAACGGTAGGAGGGGGGGCGCAACGGTGGATCTCCGTGGGAGGGTTTCACATCCAACCTTCAGAATTTGCCAAATTAGGCGTCATTATCACCCTAGCGGCCTTACTGCACGATAAAACGGCTTCGAGTATTCAAGCGGTCAGTAAAACCCTCGCGGTGGTTGCGGTTCCTTGGGCGTTAGTCTTTCTGCAACCGGATTTGGGAACCTCTCTCGTGTTTGGTGCGATTACCTTGGGAATGCTCTATTGGGGAAATGCCAATCCGGGATGGTTGATCTTGCTGGCGTCGCCGATCGTCTCCGGGGTTTTATTCGGGATTTACATGCCCGGATGGTTTTTGTGGGTCGCCCTGATGGGGGTCTTGGCTTGGCTGACGATTCCGACGACGCGCTACGCTTCTTTGGCGGCGGTAAGCGTTAATTTTTTGTCGGGGAAGTTGGGACAGTTTTTGTGGGAATCAGTCTTGCAAGACTATCAAAAAGAGCGCTTGATTCTGTTCCTCAATCCGGAGAGAGATCCCCTCGGTGGTGGCTATCACTTGATTCAGTCGCGGATTGCGATCGGTGCGGGGGGGGTTTACGGCAAGGGGTTGTTTAACGGAACCCAAACCCAACTCAATTTTATTCCGGAACAACATACGGACTTTATTTTTTCGGCGATCGGCGAAGAATTGGGGTTTGTGGGTGCGATTTTCTTGTTGCTCGCGTTTTGGTTGATTTGCTTGCGCTTAGTGGCGATCGCGCAAACGGCGAAAGATAATTTTGGCTCGTTACTGGCGATCGGGGTGTTGTCGATGCTGGTGTTCCAGGCGATCGTCAATATCGGGATGACTATCGGTTTGGCCCCGGTCACCGGGATTCCGCTTCCCTGGATCAGTTACGGGCGATCGGCACTCCTGACCAATTTTATGGCGATCGGCGTCGTCGAATCGGTCGCCAATCACCGACAGCGAAGGAAGTTTTAA
- a CDS encoding Mrp/NBP35 family ATP-binding protein — translation MSDPLDSKAVLDVLRPVQDPELQKSLVELNMIRNVAIDGDRVSFTLVLTTPACPLREFIVEDCEKAVRTLPGVETVNIEVTAETPQQKALPDRQGIDGVKNILAISSGKGGVGKSTVAVNVAVALAQTGAKVGLLDADIYGPNDPAMLGLADAEVMVRQGQNGDVLEPAFNYGVKLVSMAFLIDKDQPVIWRGPMLNGVIRQFLYQVQWGELDYLIVDMPPGTGDAQLTVAQAVPMAGVAIVTTPQTVALLDGRKGLRMFQQLNVPVLGIVENMSYFIPPDLPDKQYDIFGSGGGEKTAEELGVSLLGCIPLEINLREGGDSGVPIVIGHPESASAKALQEIARQIAAKVSVAALA, via the coding sequence ATGTCCGACCCCCTCGATTCCAAAGCCGTCCTCGACGTTTTACGACCCGTACAAGACCCCGAACTGCAAAAGAGTTTGGTGGAATTGAACATGATTCGCAACGTGGCGATCGACGGCGATCGCGTCAGTTTCACCCTCGTGCTGACCACCCCGGCGTGTCCCTTACGCGAATTCATCGTCGAAGACTGCGAAAAAGCCGTGCGTACCCTCCCGGGGGTCGAAACGGTCAACATCGAAGTTACCGCCGAAACCCCGCAACAGAAAGCCTTACCCGATCGCCAAGGCATCGACGGCGTTAAAAATATCCTCGCCATTTCTAGCGGTAAAGGGGGCGTCGGTAAAAGCACCGTCGCCGTCAACGTCGCCGTCGCCCTCGCCCAAACGGGCGCCAAAGTCGGCTTACTCGACGCCGACATTTACGGACCGAACGACCCGGCGATGTTAGGATTGGCCGATGCGGAAGTCATGGTTCGCCAAGGACAAAATGGAGATGTCCTCGAACCCGCCTTTAACTACGGCGTCAAACTGGTTTCGATGGCCTTTTTAATCGATAAAGACCAACCCGTGATTTGGCGCGGTCCGATGTTAAATGGAGTGATTCGTCAGTTTCTTTATCAGGTACAGTGGGGAGAGTTAGACTATCTGATCGTAGATATGCCCCCGGGAACGGGTGACGCCCAATTAACTGTCGCTCAAGCCGTACCTATGGCGGGAGTGGCGATCGTCACCACCCCCCAAACCGTCGCCCTTTTAGACGGGCGCAAAGGCTTGAGGATGTTCCAACAATTAAACGTTCCCGTCTTGGGAATTGTCGAAAATATGAGCTATTTCATCCCCCCGGATCTGCCGGACAAGCAATATGACATTTTTGGTTCGGGCGGCGGCGAAAAAACCGCAGAAGAATTGGGAGTCTCCTTACTCGGATGTATTCCCTTAGAAATCAACTTGCGAGAAGGCGGCGATTCTGGGGTTCCCATTGTCATCGGTCATCCGGAATCGGCTTCCGCTAAAGCCTTACAAGAAATTGCCCGCCAAATTGCAGCTAAAGTTTCTGTTGCCGCACTGGCTTAG
- the hemF gene encoding oxygen-dependent coproporphyrinogen oxidase, which translates to MTVSSTSEAIDTQFLPPADSRDRISQFMRSLQDSICHGLEQLDGVSTFKEDSWERPEGGGGRSRVIRDGGIFEQGGVNFSEVWGKQLPPSILKQRPEAEGHGFYATGTSMVLHPRNPYIPTVHLNYRYFEAGPVWWFGGGADLTPYYPFAEDAAHFHQTLKAACDRHDREYYPVFKRWCDEYFYLKHRDEARGIGGIFFDYQDGRGQLYRGPDPDGLAAQYSQKLGEIEPRDWESLFGFIRDCGDAFLPAYRPIVERRRSMEYGDRERNFQLYRRGRYVEFNLVYDRGTIFGLQTNGRTESILMSLPPLVRWEYGYQPEANTPEAELYETFLKPQNWSEWTASTSKV; encoded by the coding sequence ATGACAGTTTCTTCCACTTCTGAAGCGATCGATACCCAGTTTTTACCGCCTGCCGATTCGCGAGACCGAATCAGTCAATTCATGCGATCGCTGCAAGATTCAATTTGTCACGGTTTAGAACAACTCGACGGGGTCAGCACCTTCAAGGAAGATTCTTGGGAGCGTCCCGAAGGCGGCGGCGGTCGCTCTCGGGTCATTCGCGACGGTGGCATCTTCGAGCAAGGTGGCGTCAACTTCTCCGAAGTCTGGGGCAAACAGCTTCCCCCCTCGATCTTAAAACAACGGCCCGAAGCCGAAGGACACGGGTTCTACGCTACCGGAACCTCGATGGTCCTACACCCGCGCAATCCCTACATTCCCACCGTTCACCTGAACTATCGCTATTTTGAAGCCGGCCCGGTCTGGTGGTTTGGCGGCGGCGCCGACTTGACCCCCTACTATCCGTTTGCCGAAGATGCGGCCCATTTTCACCAAACCCTCAAAGCCGCCTGCGACCGACACGATCGCGAATATTATCCGGTGTTCAAGCGCTGGTGCGACGAATATTTCTATCTCAAACACCGCGACGAAGCGCGCGGGATCGGCGGCATTTTCTTCGACTACCAAGACGGTCGCGGACAACTCTATCGCGGTCCGGACCCGGACGGTCTGGCAGCACAATACAGCCAGAAATTAGGCGAAATCGAGCCGCGCGACTGGGAAAGCTTGTTCGGCTTCATTCGCGACTGCGGCGACGCCTTCCTCCCCGCTTACCGCCCCATTGTCGAACGCCGCCGCTCGATGGAGTACGGCGATCGCGAGCGCAATTTCCAACTCTACCGCCGGGGCCGCTATGTAGAATTTAATCTCGTTTACGATCGCGGCACCATTTTCGGATTGCAAACTAACGGGCGCACCGAATCGATCCTGATGTCCCTGCCTCCCTTGGTACGCTGGGAATACGGCTATCAACCCGAAGCGAATACTCCGGAAGCCGAACTTTACGAAACTTTCCTGAAACCGCAAAATTGGTCCGAGTGGACTGCTAGTACCTCGAAAGTCTAA
- a CDS encoding STAS domain-containing protein, whose amino-acid sequence MIHIEQKTHTTQDGTTVIVLAPTGRLDITTAWQFRLKLQECISKLSRHIVVNLGQVNFIDSSGLTSLVAGMRDADKVKGSFRICNVHPEAKLVFEVTMMDSVFEIFETEEEALEGVPRIPSA is encoded by the coding sequence GTGATCCATATCGAGCAGAAAACCCACACGACCCAAGACGGGACGACCGTGATTGTCTTGGCGCCAACTGGACGCCTCGACATCACGACGGCATGGCAATTTCGCCTCAAATTGCAGGAGTGCATCTCTAAACTGAGCCGTCACATCGTCGTCAACCTGGGTCAAGTTAACTTTATCGACAGCTCCGGTCTGACGTCGCTAGTGGCAGGCATGAGAGATGCCGACAAAGTGAAAGGCAGTTTTCGCATTTGTAACGTTCACCCCGAAGCCAAATTGGTGTTTGAGGTGACGATGATGGATTCCGTTTTTGAAATTTTTGAAACGGAAGAAGAAGCACTCGAAGGCGTGCCGCGCATTCCGAGTGCTTGA
- a CDS encoding chromophore lyase CpcT/CpeT, translated as MSISPALRTLATYLAGEFDNREQAIADPAWYVHLRLWQRPVPHPLFGENSLVLFAEQASVVNLEQAYRPRLMELKAVTEPGEAGDRPPEFVVHYYMLEDPGAYRGAGRHPKLLEALTPTALERLPGCKLTVTRRSRADGSDEFSAVLPESARCCFSYEGQIRQVHLGFDVSADRLLSHDKGIDPETGKPLWGALLGPFEFRKLQDFAGELTP; from the coding sequence ATGAGCATTTCCCCAGCACTGAGAACTCTCGCGACTTACCTGGCGGGAGAATTTGACAATCGAGAGCAGGCGATCGCCGATCCGGCGTGGTACGTCCACTTACGATTGTGGCAACGACCCGTACCGCACCCTCTTTTCGGCGAAAACAGTTTAGTGTTGTTTGCCGAACAAGCGAGTGTCGTCAACCTCGAACAGGCGTACCGACCGCGCCTGATGGAACTGAAAGCCGTTACCGAACCGGGAGAGGCGGGCGATCGCCCACCCGAGTTCGTCGTGCACTATTACATGCTCGAAGACCCCGGAGCCTACCGAGGCGCCGGACGCCACCCGAAATTACTCGAAGCACTCACCCCGACTGCCTTAGAGCGGCTACCGGGGTGCAAGCTCACCGTCACTCGGCGATCGCGAGCGGATGGCAGCGATGAGTTTTCGGCAGTGTTGCCGGAGTCGGCACGCTGTTGCTTCAGCTACGAAGGACAAATTCGCCAAGTCCATCTCGGATTTGACGTTTCTGCCGATCGATTGCTCAGTCACGACAAAGGCATAGACCCTGAGACGGGCAAACCCTTATGGGGTGCCTTACTCGGTCCATTTGAGTTTCGCAAGCTCCAAGATTTTGCCGGGGAACTGACCCCTTGA
- the psb29 gene encoding photosystem II biogenesis protein Psp29, whose product MGFTSPLNIPPVNNVRTVSDTKRAFYSTHTRPINSIYRRVVEELMVEMHLLSVNTDFHYDPIYALGVVTSFDRFMQGYRPERDREGIFNALCQSIEADPQQYRSDAQRILDSTRELSDTEILGVLKRSEGNDRTHELQQLLSEISSNPKFKYSRLFGIGVFTLLEQTQANALKDAKQREELFSAIAAALNLPEEKIKKDVELYQSNLEKMTQARSVMEDIIAADRKKREQRAQQQKQKDAVATPPSSDDEGNSES is encoded by the coding sequence ATGGGTTTTACGTCTCCTTTGAATATTCCGCCCGTGAATAACGTCCGCACCGTCTCAGATACCAAACGAGCTTTCTACTCGACTCACACTCGTCCCATTAACTCGATCTATCGGCGAGTGGTGGAGGAGTTAATGGTCGAAATGCACCTGCTGTCGGTGAATACAGACTTTCACTACGATCCGATCTACGCTCTGGGAGTAGTGACCTCCTTCGATCGCTTCATGCAAGGTTATCGTCCCGAACGCGATCGCGAGGGGATTTTTAACGCCCTCTGTCAATCCATCGAAGCCGACCCGCAACAGTATCGCAGCGACGCCCAACGCATTCTCGACTCGACCCGAGAACTGTCCGATACCGAAATCCTCGGCGTTTTAAAGCGGTCTGAGGGGAACGATCGCACCCACGAACTCCAACAGTTGCTCTCAGAAATTTCTAGCAATCCCAAGTTTAAATACAGCCGTCTGTTCGGCATCGGTGTGTTTACTTTACTCGAACAAACCCAAGCCAATGCCCTTAAAGATGCCAAACAACGGGAAGAACTGTTTAGCGCGATCGCTGCCGCTTTAAATTTACCCGAAGAAAAAATTAAGAAAGACGTCGAACTCTATCAAAGCAACCTCGAAAAAATGACCCAGGCGCGCAGCGTCATGGAAGATATCATCGCCGCCGATCGCAAAAAACGCGAACAACGCGCCCAGCAACAAAAGCAAAAGGATGCGGTCGCCACTCCCCCCAGCAGCGACGACGAAGGCAATTCCGAGTCCTAG
- a CDS encoding GvpL/GvpF family gas vesicle protein encodes MYVYAFVYHRDLDLELPLGIARPVRLVVGDRLAAVVEPDVAIDELQADDERLMHAVLAHDRVICDINRQTDALLPLRFGTLFPSEETLRTHLKGRDREYGDKLDRLAGKAEFTLKFTPGDSPDETAPSPLKGKDYLLAKKQRYRERQLFQREQKREWEEIRAAISALYPEAIVAEAQEDSQRIHLLAPYPNETLSQVHLPAWQQACPRWQIQLDGPLPVYHFA; translated from the coding sequence ATGTATGTTTACGCTTTTGTTTACCATCGCGATCTCGATTTAGAGTTGCCCCTAGGAATCGCGCGTCCGGTGCGTTTGGTGGTGGGCGATCGCCTCGCTGCGGTGGTCGAACCCGACGTGGCGATCGACGAATTGCAAGCCGACGACGAACGCCTGATGCACGCGGTGTTAGCGCACGATCGTGTTATTTGCGACATCAACCGCCAAACCGATGCGTTGTTACCCCTGCGCTTTGGGACTTTATTTCCATCGGAAGAGACCTTGCGCACTCATTTAAAGGGGCGCGATCGCGAATACGGCGATAAATTAGACCGACTTGCCGGAAAAGCCGAATTTACGCTCAAATTCACTCCCGGCGACTCTCCGGACGAGACTGCGCCTTCTCCACTCAAGGGCAAAGATTATTTATTGGCGAAAAAGCAGCGCTATCGAGAACGACAATTGTTTCAAAGGGAACAAAAGCGGGAATGGGAAGAGATTCGAGCTGCGATCTCGGCCCTTTATCCCGAGGCGATCGTCGCCGAAGCGCAAGAGGACAGCCAGCGCATCCACTTGCTCGCCCCTTATCCTAACGAGACCTTGTCCCAGGTTCACTTACCCGCATGGCAGCAGGCTTGTCCCCGATGGCAAATCCAGCTTGACGGACCGTTGCCCGTTTATCACTTTGCATAA
- a CDS encoding phycobilisome protein, translating into MEAINSTLAELIVESEGRYLTSAELQPIERYLQTFTERFKTYEILQAKAEPLVRHALKKFATLHPDVMQKHGKRCHYDMSQVLRYIALAILRDDPRFFNDSMVLWETNILTAYHRQNSCLVAYRCLKETMETYLPPQALKYIEPYLEMMFQALDLPPKLMATVQKSAVGL; encoded by the coding sequence ATGGAAGCCATTAATTCCACCCTTGCCGAACTGATTGTTGAAAGTGAAGGTCGCTATTTAACCAGCGCCGAATTGCAGCCGATCGAGCGATATTTGCAAACCTTCACCGAACGCTTTAAAACCTACGAGATTTTACAGGCAAAAGCCGAACCGCTCGTGCGTCATGCGTTGAAAAAATTTGCGACCTTGCACCCGGATGTAATGCAAAAGCACGGCAAGCGCTGTCATTACGACATGAGCCAGGTGCTGCGCTATATTGCTTTGGCGATTTTGCGTGACGATCCTCGATTCTTCAACGATTCGATGGTGTTGTGGGAAACGAATATCCTCACCGCCTACCACCGACAAAATTCGTGTTTGGTAGCGTATCGGTGTTTAAAAGAGACGATGGAGACCTACTTACCGCCGCAAGCCTTAAAATACATCGAACCCTATTTAGAAATGATGTTCCAGGCGCTCGATTTGCCACCGAAGTTAATGGCGACAGTGCAGAAAAGTGCAGTGGGCTTGTAG
- a CDS encoding phycobilisome rod-core linker polypeptide, whose protein sequence is MTLHQPVTMTAKTSTEERSLILKQIYEQVLERQPYASERRELAALEKPFVKGKMGIRHFLKNLGVSPVYLAAFYEKSSNVKFIENCFKHFLGRVPHNEREIRACDDLLLRKGVGAMVSALIDSDEYRKTFGSYTVPYWHPRHYESPNDYLENQFVESERAGDRGWAIPTLYWHELHLDCSGGHCRPAWVPSSRVRNA, encoded by the coding sequence ATGACTTTACACCAACCCGTAACGATGACTGCGAAGACCTCGACAGAAGAACGCAGCTTAATCCTGAAACAAATTTACGAACAAGTGCTAGAACGGCAACCTTACGCTTCGGAACGCCGAGAACTAGCGGCCCTCGAAAAGCCGTTCGTCAAAGGAAAAATGGGGATTCGGCATTTCCTCAAAAATTTGGGAGTCTCCCCGGTATATTTGGCCGCATTCTACGAAAAAAGCTCGAACGTCAAATTTATTGAAAACTGCTTCAAGCATTTTTTAGGGCGGGTTCCCCACAACGAGCGAGAAATTCGGGCGTGCGACGATTTGTTATTGCGTAAAGGGGTTGGCGCGATGGTCTCGGCGCTGATCGATTCCGACGAATACCGGAAAACCTTTGGGTCTTATACGGTTCCGTACTGGCATCCGCGCCATTACGAATCTCCCAACGACTATTTAGAAAATCAATTTGTAGAGAGCGAACGGGCAGGCGATCGCGGGTGGGCCATACCGACCCTGTACTGGCACGAACTGCATCTCGACTGTAGCGGGGGTCATTGTCGTCCGGCGTGGGTGCCGTCGTCCCGGGTCAGGAATGCGTAG